The following nucleotide sequence is from Alkalihalobacillus sp. LMS39.
GACTTGCAAATGATGACCGAATTACATTTGTTCCTGTTGGAGCAGGGAATAAGCCGTTTCGTAATAAAAAGGGAGTAGTGTTTTCATCACAGATGATGACGTATGTTGATTCGGTTAAAGGAACGGAGCAAGAACAATTTTTTTCGATTGTTGAAAACTATAGGCAACCGACAACAGCTCTTACTTTTATTGTGACGGATTGCTTAGAAAACAGCGAAATTGTCATTGATAAATTAAAAAAGCTTCAGACGAATCAACAACTGCGACTCGTTCAGCTTTTATCAGAAGCTGAAATGCAGCCAGAAACAGTTGGAGATTTGAAATTAATCGATGTGGAAACAAATGAAACGGTTCAAGTTAGTTTGAATCGTCAAGTCCTTTCTACATATAAAGAAAGACTTCAAGCACATTGTCATGAAATAGAAAAAGCTTGTCATGAGCGTGGAATCGGGTATGTGCGACTAAGTACAAAGCAATCGCTTGATAATATCATCTTTTCAGAAATGAGAAAAAATGGCTGGTTATCGTAGCGAACTATGAGCTAGAAAGTAGGTGACTACAATGGGTTTTCTGATTCCCGCCTTTTTCGGCTTGTCCATTTTTTTAGT
It contains:
- a CDS encoding DUF58 domain-containing protein; protein product: MLKRGFQKGSRKSSVFGSSLDFSDFRPYQPGDDVRQIDWNVYARTNRHYIKRFLDEQELSITVMLDCSASMHFDEAKWKKAKALCAAISYIGLANDDRITFVPVGAGNKPFRNKKGVVFSSQMMTYVDSVKGTEQEQFFSIVENYRQPTTALTFIVTDCLENSEIVIDKLKKLQTNQQLRLVQLLSEAEMQPETVGDLKLIDVETNETVQVSLNRQVLSTYKERLQAHCHEIEKACHERGIGYVRLSTKQSLDNIIFSEMRKNGWLS